The proteins below are encoded in one region of Herpetosiphon gulosus:
- the aroH gene encoding chorismate mutase, whose product MLVCRGVRGATVALENSSEAVLAATSELLLAMVQANEIDLDDIACVFFTTSSNLNAQFPALAARQLGWNDLAMLCAHEMDVPGSLSLCIRVLILWNTSRKPSEIIHCYLGDAAKLRPERAQSTALLNLPTWQPA is encoded by the coding sequence ATGCTCGTTTGTCGTGGAGTTCGCGGTGCAACGGTGGCGCTGGAAAATAGTTCAGAGGCTGTATTGGCAGCAACTAGCGAGTTGTTGTTGGCCATGGTTCAAGCCAACGAGATTGATCTTGATGATATTGCTTGTGTCTTTTTTACCACGTCATCCAACCTCAACGCGCAATTCCCAGCTTTGGCTGCCCGTCAGCTTGGCTGGAACGACTTGGCCATGCTGTGTGCACACGAAATGGATGTTCCTGGTAGTTTATCTCTCTGTATTCGGGTGCTGATTTTGTGGAACACCAGCCGCAAACCCAGCGAGATCATACATTGCTATCTTGGCGATGCCGCCAAATTGCGCCCTGAGCGCGCTCAATCAACAGCGTTGTTGAACCTGCCCACCTGGCAACCTGCCTAA